Within Dysgonomonas sp. HDW5A, the genomic segment TATTTTTTCGTCCATTCGTTTGAAAACAAGATATTCCTCTTCTTTTAGAGTCATCTTCAGAGGAGGAAAAATCTCTCCGCCAACCAATCTGATCCCATAAAAAGAAAAGAAATCCTCACCGACTACTAATACAGGCAAATGTATTTGCTCTTTGCCGTCTATAGATGCACCAACCATATCTCTTACTGCCGATCCGGGTAACTGCATCGCTCCGGTTACCGATTCTATTTCTGGATGATTTAGTAGCTCTTCTCTCAATGAAGAATAGTTACTAATCACTTCTGCAGGCTGTTCTTCGAGAACAGCAATATTACTTTCGTTGCCCCCGATTTGAGTGTTTTTGATCAAAGAGATCTGGTTATTTATGCCTATAGTTACAATAATGATAAAAATAACGATACTATATTGTATGATAAGCATATACTTTACATTGGAAAAAGAAAAACGGGTCATCCGTAAATCAATACGATCATTGAAGAAGAATGTAGATGAGATATTCAATAAAACAGGTAATAGGGAGACAAAGAGAGTAAAGAACAGAAAGAGCAGGCTCAGTATTACCTCCTCACTAATAGTAATAGCATCAAACGAAATTGAAAAATAATCTGCTACAAATACAGATATCAATTTACCGATCAATATTCCTGTAACAGCCAACCAAAGTACCACTTGAAATTCATCTTTAGCGACTAGTAACGATGATGCTCCATTAAGCCTCAACAATTGATAATACCTTTTATTGTAGGCGAAAATAACAGTCCCGTTGAGCCATAAATTAAACATCACAATGATGAAAAGTAGTACATTAGCCCCAATAATAAGATAGATATAGTATATATTTCCATTGGACTCCATTTCCCTCAAAACATGACTATGCAAATGTATGTCGGTCATAGGCATGAGACTTATTTTAGCACTTGGTCTTTGCGGATTGTCTTTCAAAAAGATATCGGTTATTTTCTGCTCCAACTGCGAATAATTCTGTCCCTTTGCTATTAATAGATAAGCGTAAAAGAACGAATTGTCGAAGTCTGTTTCACTAACAATAATATTTGTATGAAAATGCGTGTTATCAGGCAAATCTTTAAAGACCCCATTTATTGAGCACGTCATATCAGGAAATTTACGTCCACTCAATTCTATCTTTGATCCGATGATATCCGTTGTTCCGAATAATTGATTGGCTAGTTTTTCACTGATTACAACACTATTCGGAGATGCGAACACAGTTTTAGCATCTCCTTTCAGTAAAGGAATATCAAGTATCTGAAAAAGGTTTTCGCTCGAAAAGTATAGGTCGTTTATTACCTGCTTCGTTCCATTGAGTTTTAATATTGCAGGCGTTACTTTCGACAATTTTAGTCCATCCTCAATTTCGGATACGCTTTCCAGTATTTGATTAAAGTTGGTTCCATACATACGTCCATCAGCCTGTTGCCCGTCATAGCTCACCGCCATACGGACAATGCGGTCTGCATTGGAATAAAACCGATCATAACTAAGTTCTCTTTTCACATAAGTGTACGAAACAAGTATACAGGCAAACATCAAAGCCAAGCCTAATAAGTTGACAATCCTAAGGTTTTTACTTTTCAGAAAACGTCTTATTACAAATGGAATATTATACATATTATATCTTTTACTCGCTTTTTAATGAATCAACCGGATTGGCTCGTGCCGCCTTTAAACTCTGCCAACTTACCGAAAGAAGCGATAGCACCAATACTATCAGACCGGCTGCTGCAAATACCCACCAGCTAAGTTCTATTTTATAAGCAAATCCTTCCAGCCAACGGTTCATAGCATAATAAGCAATTGGACAGGCAAATACAAAAGCAACGAACACTCTGACAAAAGAGTCAAAATTGAGCATTCTTAAAATCTCACTTTCAGTAGCTCCATTTACTTTCCTTATACCAATCTCTTTTTCTTTTTGTCGAATCAAGTAAAGCGACATAGCAAAGACACCCATCACCATAATAACAATAGTCAGTATAGTAAATGCAGATATTATCTGCGAAGTCTTTTTTTCTTTCTCATATGCCTGTTGTACAGTATCATCAACGAATCGAGATTCGAAGAATTCTCCTCCGGAGTACTTCGAGTACGTATCTTTTATTTGATCTGCTGTTTGATTCAAATCGGCTCCTTTGGCGATCTTTACAACAATATTCCAAGGGATATGCCCGTGAGGAAGATTCCTTATTCGCATCAAGCTAATAGGTTCTCTAA encodes:
- a CDS encoding ABC transporter permease, with the protein product MYNIPFVIRRFLKSKNLRIVNLLGLALMFACILVSYTYVKRELSYDRFYSNADRIVRMAVSYDGQQADGRMYGTNFNQILESVSEIEDGLKLSKVTPAILKLNGTKQVINDLYFSSENLFQILDIPLLKGDAKTVFASPNSVVISEKLANQLFGTTDIIGSKIELSGRKFPDMTCSINGVFKDLPDNTHFHTNIIVSETDFDNSFFYAYLLIAKGQNYSQLEQKITDIFLKDNPQRPSAKISLMPMTDIHLHSHVLREMESNGNIYYIYLIIGANVLLFIIVMFNLWLNGTVIFAYNKRYYQLLRLNGASSLLVAKDEFQVVLWLAVTGILIGKLISVFVADYFSISFDAITISEEVILSLLFLFFTLFVSLLPVLLNISSTFFFNDRIDLRMTRFSFSNVKYMLIIQYSIVIFIIIVTIGINNQISLIKNTQIGGNESNIAVLEEQPAEVISNYSSLREELLNHPEIESVTGAMQLPGSAVRDMVGASIDGKEQIHLPVLVVGEDFFSFYGIRLVGGEIFPPLKMTLKEEEYLVFKRMDEKIFSNLKEDIIVNKKALQVFGFSSPEEAIGKEIKIEHGMLDYTQSAVISGVVEDFTYTNVYEDAVPMIILQRNMFMNCFMIKFVPGQENQAMQTLNSVWKKVNPDYPLNYKFLSDSYNVVYKNELNAGKAIKFFSVLCLIITILGLIVFMAFMIKSRTKEIGIRKVNGATNWEIIEMLNLSLLKWVLLSVCIAIPIAWFIIDKWLENFAYKANLGWWMYIAASIFVALLSLIAVSFQSWKAAKINPVNSVKNS